A genomic region of Pseudomonadota bacterium contains the following coding sequences:
- the lepB gene encoding signal peptidase I: MPDVDKSAEAAKAEAPKTEAAKKKDGGWFELIRTVFYAVLIALVVRTFAYEPFNIPSGSMKPTLLIGDYLFVSKFAYGYSKYSLPTFGIDLFEGRIFGSDPERGDVAVFRKPTEPDIDFIKRIIGLPGDRIQMIDGLLHINDQPVDLTADGEFIDETCSRSREVPQFIETLPNGVSHLVLNEIDGHYLDTTEVYLVPEGHFFAMGDNRDQSSDSRVASVGFIPAENLIGRAEIIFFSADTCGSLYNPLTWPSSIRWGRLFMSIE, encoded by the coding sequence ATGCCTGACGTCGATAAGTCCGCCGAAGCGGCCAAAGCTGAGGCGCCTAAAACCGAGGCGGCCAAGAAGAAGGATGGCGGCTGGTTCGAGCTGATCCGTACCGTGTTTTACGCGGTGCTGATTGCTCTGGTGGTCCGCACCTTTGCCTACGAACCCTTCAACATTCCGTCGGGATCCATGAAACCGACACTGCTGATCGGCGACTATCTGTTCGTTTCCAAGTTCGCCTATGGGTACAGCAAGTATTCGCTGCCCACCTTTGGCATCGACCTGTTCGAAGGACGGATTTTCGGGTCGGATCCCGAACGCGGCGATGTCGCGGTGTTCCGCAAGCCGACCGAACCCGACATCGATTTCATCAAGCGGATCATTGGTTTGCCAGGCGACCGCATTCAGATGATCGACGGCCTGCTTCATATCAACGATCAGCCTGTCGATCTGACCGCCGACGGTGAGTTCATCGATGAGACGTGCTCGCGCTCGCGCGAGGTCCCACAGTTTATCGAGACGCTGCCCAACGGCGTCAGTCACCTGGTGCTGAACGAGATAGATGGCCATTACCTCGACACGACAGAAGTGTATCTGGTGCCCGAGGGCCATTTTTTCGCAATGGGGGACAACCGCGATCAGTCGTCCGACAGCCGGGTCGCGAGCGTCGGTTTCATTCCCGCCGAGAACCTGATTGGTCGCGCCGAGATCATCTTCTTCTCCGCCGATACTTGCGGCAGCCTTTACAACCCGCTGACCTGGCCAAGTTCGATCCGGTGGGGCCGTCTCTTCATGTCGATCGAATGA
- a CDS encoding bifunctional (p)ppGpp synthetase/guanosine-3',5'-bis(diphosphate) 3'-pyrophosphohydrolase — MLRQYELVEKVRDYDTSADEDALNRAYVFSMMAHGHQTRESGDPYFSHPVEVAGILADMRLDGASIITGLLHDTVEDTDATLEGIEDQFGPEVGRLVDGVTKLSRLELQSENTKQAENFRKLLLAMSEDIRVLLVKLADRLHNMRTLHHVAKPEKRVRTASETMEIYAPLAERIGMQALKDELEDLAFIELNPTARASVVERLRYLREEGGDMITRIVERLEKTLSEAGIDAEVIGREKRPYSIWRTMQRKNVGFEQLSDIVAFRVVVDTIPRCYETLGVVHGTWPTVPGRFKDYISTPKPNGYRSIHTTVYGPEHQRLEIQIRTREMHEIAEFGVAAHWSYKSDDPTSAVRDGRQYRWVRELLEILEHAAGPEEFLEHTKLEMFQDQVFCFSPRGDIIALPRGATPVDFAYAVHTDVGDTCVGAKINGQIKPLRTILENGDQVEIVRSNVAAPSPTWEQFVVTGKARSRIRRFVRGKERDEYIQLGKAIVERAFVQAGFETTRKAIRRACEVLGEKTPEDLYAAVGDGRITGTAAVSAVYPEAVDGKPAKGKAARGKKDGGSAGDHAIPIRGLIPGMAVHFASCCHPLPGDRIVGIVTTGKGVTIHTIDCDMLLQFEATPERWIDVAWTVDGEAADLHVGRIHVTVSNEPGTLGTMSTLIARNNGNISNLKITNRSTDFFDMVIDVEVRDVKHLTNVIAALRANPSVNSVERSRL; from the coding sequence CTATTTCTCCCACCCCGTCGAAGTCGCCGGCATTCTGGCCGACATGCGCCTGGATGGCGCATCGATCATCACCGGCCTGCTGCACGACACCGTCGAGGATACCGACGCGACGCTGGAGGGCATCGAGGACCAGTTCGGGCCCGAGGTAGGCCGTCTGGTCGACGGCGTCACCAAGCTCTCACGCCTGGAGCTTCAGTCGGAAAACACGAAGCAGGCCGAGAACTTCCGCAAACTGCTGCTGGCGATGTCGGAGGATATCCGCGTCTTGTTGGTCAAACTGGCCGACCGGCTGCACAACATGCGCACGCTGCACCACGTGGCCAAGCCGGAAAAACGCGTGCGCACGGCCAGCGAGACCATGGAGATCTACGCGCCCTTGGCTGAGCGGATCGGCATGCAGGCGCTGAAGGACGAGTTGGAGGATCTCGCCTTCATCGAGCTCAACCCGACGGCGCGCGCCTCGGTGGTCGAGCGCCTGCGCTATCTGCGCGAGGAAGGCGGGGACATGATCACCCGCATTGTCGAGCGCCTGGAGAAGACGTTGTCGGAGGCCGGCATCGATGCCGAGGTGATCGGGCGCGAAAAGCGGCCCTATTCGATTTGGCGCACCATGCAGCGCAAGAATGTCGGTTTTGAGCAGCTGTCCGACATCGTCGCCTTCCGCGTCGTCGTCGATACAATCCCGCGCTGCTACGAGACGCTGGGCGTGGTGCACGGCACCTGGCCGACCGTGCCAGGCCGTTTCAAGGACTATATCTCGACGCCGAAGCCGAACGGCTATCGCTCGATCCACACGACCGTCTATGGACCGGAGCATCAGCGCTTGGAGATCCAGATCCGGACCCGCGAGATGCACGAAATCGCCGAGTTCGGTGTCGCCGCGCACTGGAGCTACAAATCCGACGACCCGACCTCGGCGGTGCGCGACGGGCGTCAGTACCGCTGGGTCCGCGAGCTTTTGGAGATTCTGGAACACGCGGCCGGGCCGGAGGAGTTCCTGGAGCACACCAAGCTGGAGATGTTCCAGGACCAGGTGTTCTGTTTTTCGCCGCGCGGCGACATCATCGCGCTGCCACGTGGCGCGACGCCGGTGGATTTCGCCTATGCCGTCCACACGGATGTTGGTGACACCTGTGTCGGTGCGAAAATTAACGGTCAAATCAAACCATTACGGACAATTCTTGAGAATGGAGATCAGGTAGAGATCGTGCGCTCCAATGTCGCAGCGCCAAGCCCGACATGGGAGCAGTTCGTCGTCACCGGCAAGGCGCGTAGCCGCATTCGTCGTTTCGTCCGCGGCAAGGAGCGCGACGAATACATCCAGTTGGGCAAGGCCATTGTCGAACGCGCCTTTGTTCAGGCGGGTTTCGAGACGACACGCAAGGCGATCCGGCGCGCCTGCGAGGTCCTCGGCGAAAAGACGCCGGAGGATCTCTATGCCGCGGTCGGCGATGGCCGCATAACCGGAACGGCCGCCGTCAGCGCGGTCTACCCCGAGGCGGTGGACGGCAAACCGGCCAAGGGCAAGGCGGCGCGCGGCAAGAAGGACGGCGGCTCTGCGGGCGACCACGCGATCCCAATCCGCGGTCTGATACCCGGCATGGCCGTGCATTTCGCCAGTTGCTGCCATCCCCTGCCGGGCGATCGGATTGTCGGCATTGTCACCACAGGCAAGGGCGTCACCATCCACACCATCGATTGCGACATGCTGCTGCAGTTCGAGGCGACGCCGGAGCGCTGGATCGATGTCGCGTGGACGGTGGACGGCGAGGCCGCCGACCTGCATGTCGGGCGTATCCACGTCACGGTCTCCAACGAACCGGGTACGCTGGGTACCATGTCGACGCTGATCGCGCGCAACAACGGCAATATCTCGAACCTGAAGATCACCAACCGTTCGACCGACTTTTTCGACATGGTCATCGATGTCGAGGTCAGAGACGTAAAACACCTGACAAACGTTATTGCGGCGCTCAGGGCCAATCCCAGCGTCAACTCCGTGGAGAGGTCGCGATTGTGA
- the rnc gene encoding ribonuclease III has translation MTGEPGLDQLQEILGHRFDDDDLARLALTHRSTAAGRLGHGYERLEFLGDRVLGVVVAHMLYDGFPDEPEGKLSVRQASLVRKETLAEIARELGFGDFINLSEGEDESGTRESPSVLADVTEALIGALYLDGGLEAASAFIRRIWHDRMQAQTTPPRDAKTRLQEWALGRGLPLPSYRMVSQEGPAHEPEITVELTVKGQGAVMAKGGSKRAAQQQAAQELLERLGDGGDNP, from the coding sequence ATGACCGGCGAGCCTGGCCTGGACCAGCTTCAGGAGATCCTGGGTCACCGCTTCGACGACGACGATCTTGCCCGTCTGGCCTTGACCCATAGAAGCACGGCTGCCGGGCGGCTTGGCCATGGCTACGAAAGGCTGGAATTCCTGGGCGACCGCGTTCTGGGCGTCGTGGTCGCGCACATGCTTTATGACGGCTTCCCTGACGAGCCTGAAGGCAAACTCTCCGTTCGCCAGGCCTCTCTTGTGCGCAAGGAGACCCTGGCCGAAATCGCGCGCGAACTCGGCTTCGGTGATTTCATCAACCTGTCTGAAGGCGAGGACGAGAGCGGAACGCGCGAGAGCCCCTCGGTTCTGGCCGACGTGACGGAAGCGCTGATCGGCGCGCTCTATCTGGACGGCGGTCTAGAAGCGGCATCGGCATTCATCCGGCGCATCTGGCACGACCGCATGCAGGCCCAGACCACGCCGCCGCGTGATGCCAAAACCAGGCTTCAAGAATGGGCCTTGGGGCGCGGCTTGCCGTTGCCGTCGTACCGCATGGTGTCGCAGGAGGGGCCGGCGCACGAGCCCGAGATCACAGTCGAACTGACCGTCAAAGGACAGGGCGCGGTGATGGCGAAAGGCGGTTCCAAACGCGCCGCGCAGCAGCAGGCGGCCCAGGAACTGCTTGAGCGGCTTGGCGACGGTGGCGACAACCCATGA
- the era gene encoding GTPase Era, with amino-acid sequence MTDSATSCGFVALLGAPNAGKSTLLNAVVGAKVSIVTPKVQTTRTRITGIRIVDRAQLIFVDTPGIFAPKRRLERAMVEAAWAGLDGADVAVLLIDAIHGIDKNTRRILQRLAERERPFVVALNKVDKVAKHNLLPLAAAINEGGQADEIFMISALQGDGIEDLLQFLVGRMPPGPWLYPEEQISDVPMRMMAAEITREKLFLALHQELPYGLSVETEMWTEIEDEDAVRIDQIIYVAKDGHKPIVLGKGGQMLKRIGTTARKELETILGCRVHLFLHVKVRPNWLDEPARYREMGLEFPRQ; translated from the coding sequence ATGACCGACAGCGCCACGTCCTGCGGTTTTGTCGCCCTCTTGGGCGCCCCCAACGCCGGCAAGTCGACCCTGCTGAATGCCGTGGTCGGTGCCAAGGTCTCGATCGTGACGCCGAAGGTGCAGACGACCCGGACGCGGATTACCGGCATTCGGATCGTTGATCGGGCGCAGCTGATCTTCGTTGATACGCCTGGCATCTTCGCGCCCAAGCGGCGCTTGGAGCGCGCCATGGTTGAGGCGGCGTGGGCCGGCCTGGATGGCGCGGATGTCGCAGTTCTCTTGATCGATGCGATCCACGGCATCGACAAGAACACGCGGCGCATCCTTCAGCGCCTCGCGGAGCGAGAGCGGCCGTTCGTCGTGGCGCTCAACAAGGTCGACAAGGTCGCCAAGCACAACCTGTTGCCGCTGGCCGCCGCCATCAACGAAGGCGGTCAGGCCGACGAGATCTTCATGATTTCCGCGCTTCAAGGCGATGGTATCGAGGACCTCCTTCAGTTCCTGGTTGGGCGCATGCCGCCGGGGCCGTGGCTCTATCCAGAAGAACAGATCTCTGACGTCCCCATGCGCATGATGGCGGCCGAAATCACGCGCGAGAAGCTGTTTCTGGCACTGCATCAGGAGCTTCCCTATGGCCTCTCGGTCGAGACCGAGATGTGGACGGAGATCGAGGACGAAGACGCGGTCCGGATCGACCAGATCATCTATGTCGCCAAGGATGGCCACAAACCCATCGTGCTCGGCAAGGGCGGCCAGATGCTGAAGCGCATCGGCACGACCGCGCGCAAGGAGCTGGAGACGATCCTTGGCTGCCGGGTGCACCTCTTCTTGCACGTCAAGGTTCGGCCCAACTGGCTGGACGAGCCCGCCCGCTATCGCGAGATGGGGCTGGAGTTCCCGCGTCAATGA
- the acpS gene encoding holo-ACP synthase, whose translation MILGLGLDIIDIRRIENTLERFGDRFTHRIFTETERNKADRRRMRAATYAKRFAAKEACSKALGTGFRRGVFWRDLQVTNLSSGKPTMKLTGGAAVRLEELVPDGMTAVIDLSMTDDHPLAQAMVIISAIPQSGNPVDA comes from the coding sequence ATGATCCTGGGCCTTGGTCTCGACATTATCGATATCCGACGTATCGAAAACACGCTGGAGCGCTTCGGCGACCGCTTTACCCATCGGATCTTTACCGAGACCGAGCGCAACAAGGCCGACCGCCGGCGCATGCGCGCAGCGACCTATGCCAAGCGTTTCGCCGCCAAGGAGGCGTGCTCAAAGGCGCTCGGTACCGGGTTTCGCCGCGGTGTCTTCTGGCGCGACCTACAGGTCACCAACCTGTCGAGCGGCAAGCCGACCATGAAGCTGACCGGTGGCGCGGCCGTTCGCCTGGAAGAGCTTGTGCCTGATGGCATGACTGCCGTGATCGACCTTTCCATGACCGACGATCATCCCTTGGCCCAGGCCATGGTGATCATTTCCGCCATTCCGCAGTCCGGGAACCCCGTTGATGCCTGA
- the parC gene encoding DNA topoisomerase IV subunit A: MTDVVDKPHIEPVALGEALSERYLAYALSTITARSLPDVRDGLKPVHRRLLYAMRQLKLNPADGFKKSARVVGDVIGKYHPHGDVAIYDALVRLAQDFAARYPLVDGQGNFGNVDGDSAAAMRYTEARMTEVAMALLEGIDEDAVDFRPTYDGSEDEPVVLPARFPNLLANGASGIAVGMATSIPPHNVGELCAALVHLVDKRNAQAATLAGYIPGPDFPTGGELVEPHENIKEAYATGRGSFRLRARWVKEDLGRGQYQIVVTEIPYQVQKSRLIERIAELIDARKLPLLETVLDESAEDIRLVLQPKSRTVEAEVLMESLFRATELETRISLNMNMLDGDGVPRVMNLRDALLAFIDHRQEVLVRRSRYRLDKINHRLEILGGYLIVFLNLDEVIRIIREEDEPKPALIKRFKLSDVQAEAILNMRLRSLRKLEEMELKREKKALTDEKKALNALLKSQPQQKKALKAEFKDIRAKFGEKTELGKRRTTIGKPPAEIDVPIEATVEREPITVVLSAKGWIRAVKGHGDAVGTLRFKEGDRERFRCEAHTTDKLVLFATNGRFYTVACDKLPGGRGYGDPVKLMIDLGNEGDIASMMVYVGGRQFLVASSEGRGFLVPEDAVLAQTRGGKQVLNVSGQAEAVVARVAEGSHVAVVGENRKLILFPIGELPEMTRGRGVILQRYNSGGLSDAKTFTLKEGLTWRSGSRTRTETNLKNWVGKRGQAGRIAPPGFASSNRFG; the protein is encoded by the coding sequence ATGACGGATGTTGTAGACAAACCCCACATCGAACCGGTCGCGCTGGGCGAGGCGCTTTCCGAGCGTTATCTCGCCTACGCGCTCTCCACGATCACCGCGCGATCCCTGCCTGACGTGCGTGACGGGCTGAAGCCCGTCCATCGGCGGCTGCTCTACGCCATGCGGCAGCTGAAGCTCAATCCAGCGGACGGATTCAAGAAGTCCGCGCGTGTCGTCGGCGACGTGATCGGTAAGTACCATCCCCACGGCGACGTCGCGATCTATGACGCGCTGGTCCGGCTGGCCCAGGACTTCGCCGCGCGCTATCCGCTGGTCGATGGCCAAGGCAACTTCGGCAACGTAGACGGCGATAGCGCGGCGGCCATGCGCTACACCGAGGCGCGCATGACCGAGGTCGCGATGGCGTTGCTCGAAGGCATCGACGAGGACGCCGTCGACTTCCGGCCGACCTACGACGGCTCCGAGGACGAGCCGGTCGTGTTGCCGGCGCGGTTTCCCAATCTGCTGGCGAACGGCGCCAGTGGCATCGCCGTCGGCATGGCGACCAGCATTCCGCCGCACAATGTGGGCGAGCTGTGCGCCGCGCTGGTGCACTTGGTCGACAAGCGCAACGCTCAGGCCGCGACGCTGGCCGGCTACATTCCCGGCCCCGACTTCCCGACTGGCGGCGAGCTGGTCGAGCCGCACGAGAACATCAAGGAAGCCTATGCCACCGGCCGCGGCTCGTTCCGCCTGCGCGCGCGGTGGGTCAAGGAGGACCTCGGGCGCGGTCAGTACCAGATCGTCGTCACCGAAATCCCTTATCAGGTCCAGAAGTCGCGCCTGATCGAACGCATTGCCGAGCTGATCGATGCTCGCAAGTTGCCGCTCTTGGAGACGGTGCTGGATGAGTCGGCGGAGGATATCCGTCTCGTCTTGCAGCCGAAGAGCCGCACGGTCGAGGCCGAGGTGCTGATGGAAAGCCTGTTCCGCGCGACGGAGCTTGAGACGCGGATCAGCCTCAACATGAACATGCTGGACGGTGATGGCGTACCGCGCGTCATGAATCTGCGTGATGCGCTGCTGGCGTTCATCGACCATCGCCAGGAGGTTCTGGTTCGTCGCAGCCGCTACCGGCTCGACAAGATCAACCACCGCCTGGAGATCCTGGGCGGCTACCTCATCGTCTTTTTGAACCTGGATGAGGTCATCCGCATCATCCGCGAGGAGGACGAGCCGAAGCCGGCGCTGATCAAGCGCTTCAAGCTCTCCGACGTGCAGGCCGAAGCGATCCTCAACATGCGCCTGCGATCCCTGCGCAAGCTTGAGGAGATGGAGCTTAAGCGCGAGAAGAAGGCGCTCACCGATGAAAAGAAGGCTTTGAACGCGCTTCTAAAAAGCCAGCCGCAGCAGAAGAAGGCGTTGAAGGCAGAGTTCAAGGATATCCGCGCGAAGTTCGGCGAGAAGACCGAGCTTGGCAAACGGCGCACCACGATCGGCAAACCGCCAGCCGAGATCGATGTGCCGATCGAGGCGACCGTCGAGCGTGAGCCGATCACGGTCGTGCTGTCGGCCAAGGGTTGGATCCGCGCGGTCAAGGGCCATGGTGACGCGGTCGGCACGCTTCGGTTCAAGGAGGGTGACCGCGAGCGTTTCCGTTGCGAAGCGCATACGACCGACAAGCTGGTCCTATTCGCGACCAACGGCCGCTTCTATACGGTCGCCTGCGACAAGCTGCCGGGTGGTCGCGGCTATGGCGATCCGGTCAAGCTGATGATCGACCTGGGTAACGAAGGCGATATCGCCTCTATGATGGTCTATGTCGGCGGCCGCCAATTCCTGGTGGCCTCCTCGGAAGGCCGCGGGTTCCTGGTGCCCGAGGACGCGGTACTGGCCCAGACCCGTGGCGGCAAGCAGGTGCTGAACGTTTCAGGGCAGGCTGAGGCCGTTGTCGCCCGTGTCGCGGAGGGCAGTCACGTCGCCGTGGTCGGCGAAAACCGCAAACTCATCCTCTTCCCAATCGGTGAGTTACCGGAGATGACGCGTGGCCGGGGCGTGATCCTGCAGCGCTACAACAGCGGTGGCTTGAGCGATGCCAAGACCTTCACGCTGAAAGAAGGGTTGACCTGGCGCAGTGGCAGCCGCACGCGTACGGAGACCAACCTGAAGAACTGGGTCGGCAAGCGCGGCCAGGCCGGCCGCATCGCGCCGCCCGGTTTCGCCAGCTCCAACCGGTTCGGCTAG
- the recO gene encoding DNA repair protein RecO → MQWSDQGYVLSARRHGETSAIVSLLTREHGRHPGLVRGGAGRKSRGMLQPGNRVEARWRGRLEEHLGTYTLELATAQGSVLLDDADRLACLASAAAVVEQTLPERHPYPPVYEAFGALLDALSADNGAWRPVYVRWELGLLEQLGFGLDLTSCAATGTTDDLVYVSPKSGRAVSAAAGETYKARLLPLPAFLTGSGNAGRDDVLAGLTLTGYFLERHLLAHDTAGIAPARERFIHRLARRETDSCC, encoded by the coding sequence ATGCAGTGGTCCGACCAGGGATATGTGCTGAGCGCCCGACGCCACGGCGAAACGAGCGCCATCGTCAGTCTCTTGACCCGCGAACACGGTCGCCATCCGGGCTTGGTGCGCGGCGGGGCAGGGCGCAAGTCGCGCGGCATGCTGCAGCCGGGCAACCGTGTCGAAGCCCGCTGGCGCGGCCGGCTTGAGGAACACCTGGGCACCTACACCCTGGAGTTGGCGACGGCCCAGGGTTCCGTGCTGCTGGACGATGCCGACCGGCTCGCGTGCCTCGCGTCGGCGGCCGCGGTGGTCGAGCAGACCCTGCCGGAACGCCATCCATATCCGCCGGTCTATGAAGCATTTGGCGCGCTGCTGGATGCCCTTTCGGCCGACAACGGAGCTTGGCGTCCCGTCTACGTGCGCTGGGAGCTCGGTCTCTTGGAGCAGTTGGGTTTTGGTCTGGATCTGACGTCGTGCGCGGCGACAGGTACGACGGACGACCTTGTCTATGTCTCTCCAAAGTCGGGGCGGGCTGTCTCGGCAGCGGCTGGCGAAACGTACAAGGCGCGGCTTCTACCGCTGCCCGCTTTCTTGACCGGGTCCGGCAACGCTGGCCGGGATGATGTGCTCGCTGGGCTGACCTTAACCGGCTACTTTCTGGAGCGACATCTGCTCGCCCACGACACCGCCGGCATTGCGCCGGCACGCGAGCGATTTATCCATCGCCTGGCTCGCAGAGAGACCGATTCATGCTGCTGA
- a CDS encoding arginyltransferase has translation MTRPDGRSLDSPLASSGGQERARPLAFFFGTRGQTCPYLPNRMEMKIVTDLSGPFAQDIHDELTAAGFRRSHNLVYKPACLGCNACVPVRIPVARFSPGRTMRKTWRRNDDLKATIVSATATLEQYDVFDRYQKQRHHDGGMATMTFADYRAMVEETPVRTRLIEFRTSENDLVGVCLTDWINDGLSGIYKFFDPDLAERSLGTYMILWQINHAAAHGMPFVYLGYWIAGCDKMSYKARFRPLEALTATGWQDLQTD, from the coding sequence ATGACCCGACCTGACGGCAGATCCCTCGATTCACCACTCGCCTCCAGTGGCGGGCAGGAACGCGCGCGCCCTCTGGCCTTCTTCTTCGGCACGCGCGGCCAGACCTGCCCTTATCTGCCCAACCGGATGGAAATGAAGATCGTGACGGACCTCTCAGGCCCGTTTGCACAGGACATTCACGATGAGCTGACTGCGGCAGGTTTTCGGCGCAGCCACAACCTCGTCTACAAACCCGCCTGCCTCGGATGCAACGCCTGCGTCCCCGTACGCATCCCGGTCGCCCGCTTCAGTCCAGGACGCACCATGCGCAAGACATGGCGTCGCAACGACGATCTGAAGGCGACCATTGTCAGCGCGACAGCGACGCTTGAACAGTACGATGTCTTCGACCGCTACCAGAAACAGCGCCATCACGATGGCGGCATGGCGACCATGACGTTCGCCGACTACCGCGCCATGGTCGAGGAGACGCCGGTCAGGACCCGGTTGATCGAGTTCCGCACGAGTGAGAACGATCTGGTCGGCGTTTGCCTGACCGATTGGATCAACGACGGGCTTTCGGGCATCTACAAGTTCTTCGATCCCGATCTCGCCGAGCGCAGCCTCGGGACTTACATGATCCTGTGGCAGATCAACCACGCGGCCGCGCATGGCATGCCATTCGTCTATCTGGGCTACTGGATCGCCGGCTGCGACAAGATGTCCTACAAGGCCCGCTTCCGTCCTCTGGAGGCGCTGACCGCGACCGGATGGCAGGATCTCCAAACCGACTGA